The following proteins come from a genomic window of Miscanthus floridulus cultivar M001 chromosome 2, ASM1932011v1, whole genome shotgun sequence:
- the LOC136540184 gene encoding uncharacterized protein isoform X1 → MSLQRRLSSVFSNADAKNARWSWLRRSLYALMLLSLPYFAYLALFSRNSIHHSLLQRPFCEHPPAPAAAAEAACSPTTLAHIVFVIGASKTTWAKRGVYTSLWWRPGAMRGHVWLDGEPSGPWHQSWPPYRVLRPNAARFGREHAAAARMAQAVAEAYHATAAAAVGLEEGAGSGEARWLVMGDDDTVFFPENLAAVLNRYDHREMYYVGSSSESVGQNVAHSYAMAFGGGGYAISFPAAAALAGIMDGCLDRYNELYGSDHRVQACLSELGVPLTREPGFHQLDLKGHVYGLLAAHPVAPLVSLHHLDRLNPISPNSLKRLHAVRSLVGASRRDPARTLQQSICYYRPRSRPRGTVTLSVSVSWGYMVHLYPSAVPPHELQTPLRTFRAWSGSPAGPFTVNTRPEAAPNATALPCHRRPVMFYLDRVTTEESLGSAGQKQNRTLTEYVPELVSSDACNGTGFDAVAKMQTIRVLALKMDPAVWKRAPRRQCCKVESSKEDDSLVVEIYECKPNEAALMRHMVVVEKD, encoded by the exons ATGTCCCTGCAGCGGCGGTTGTCTTCTGTCTTCTCCAACGCCGATGCCAAGAACGCGCGGTGGAGTTGGCTCCGGCGATCTCTGTACGCGCTCATGCTTCTTTCCTTGCCATACTTCGCCTACCTCGCATTATTCTCCCGGAACAGCATCCACCATAGCCTTCTGCAACGCCCATTTTGCGAGCATCCTCCTGCGCCCGCAGCAGCCGCCGAAGCCGCCTGCTCACCGACCACTCTCGCCCACATCGTCTTCGTCATCGGCGCGTCCAAAACCACGTGGGCGAAGCGCGGGGTGTACACCAGCCTGTGGTGGCGGCCGGGGGCAATGAGGGGCCACGTCTGGCTAGACGGGGAGCCCTCCGGCCCCTGGCACCAATCATGGCCACCCTACCGCGTGCTGCGGCCGAACGCGGCACGGTTCGGCAGGGAACACGCAGCCGCGGCGCGGATGGCGCAGGCGGTGGCCGAGGCCTATCACGCGACCGCCGCAGCGGCCGTGGGGCTGGAGGAGGGCGCTGGCAGCGGTGAGGCGCGGTGGCTGGTCATGGGCGATGATGACACAGTGTTCTTCCCGGAGAACCTGGCGGCCGTGCTCAACAGGTACGACCACCGGGAGATGTACTACGTCGGGTCCAGCTCCGAGAGCGTGGGCCAGAACGTGGCGCACTCGTACGCCATGGCCTTTGGCGGCGGCGGGTACGCCATCAGCTTCCCGGCTGCCGCGGCGCTCGCCGGGATCATGGACGGGTGCCTTGACCGCTACAACGAGCTGTACGGCAGCGACCACCGCGTCCAGGCCTGCCTCTCCGAGCTCGGCGTGCCGCTGACCAGAGAGCCCGGCTTCCATCAG CTGGACCTGAAAGGACACGTGTACGGCCTGCTCGCGGCGCACCCGGTGGCGCCGCTGGTGTCGCTGCACCACCTCGACCGGCTCAACCCGATCTCGCCGAACTCGCTCAAGCGGCTGCACGCGGTCCGGTCCCTGGTCGGCGCGTCCCGCCGCGACCCGGCGCGCACGCTGCAGCAGTCCATCTGTTACTACCGCCCGCGGTCGCGTCCGCGGGGCACCGTCACCCTGTCCGTGTCCGTCTCCTGGGGCTACATGGTCCACCTCTACCCGTCCGCCGTCCCGCCGCACGAGCTGCAGACGCCGCTCCGGACGTTCCGCGCGTGGTCCGGGTCGCCGGCGGGGCCGTTCACGGTGAACACGCGCCCGGAGGCCGCGCCGAACGCTACCGCGCTGCCATGCCACCGGCGGCCCGTCATGTTCTACCTGGACCGCGTCACTACGGAGGAGTCGCTCGGTTCGGCTGGGCAGAAGCAGAACCGGACGCTGACGGAGTACGTGCCGGAGCTGGTGAGCAGCGACGCCTGCAACGGCACCGGCTTCGACGCGGTCGCCAAGATGCAGACGATCCGAGTGCTCGCACTCAAGATGGATCCTGCCGTCTGGAAGAGG GCTCCACGGAGGCAATGCTGCAAAGTGGAGAGCTCGAAGGAAGATGACTCTCTGGTTGTCGAGATCTACGAATGTAAGCCTAATGAGGCAGCACTGATGAG GCACATGGTTGTGGTGGAAAAAGACTGA
- the LOC136540184 gene encoding uncharacterized protein isoform X2, which produces MSLQRRLSSVFSNADAKNARWSWLRRSLYALMLLSLPYFAYLALFSRNSIHHSLLQRPFCEHPPAPAAAAEAACSPTTLAHIVFVIGASKTTWAKRGVYTSLWWRPGAMRGHVWLDGEPSGPWHQSWPPYRVLRPNAARFGREHAAAARMAQAVAEAYHATAAAAVGLEEGAGSGEARWLVMGDDDTVFFPENLAAVLNRYDHREMYYVGSSSESVGQNVAHSYAMAFGGGGYAISFPAAAALAGIMDGCLDRYNELYGSDHRVQACLSELGVPLTREPGFHQLDLKGHVYGLLAAHPVAPLVSLHHLDRLNPISPNSLKRLHAVRSLVGASRRDPARTLQQSICYYRPRSRPRGTVTLSVSVSWGYMVHLYPSAVPPHELQTPLRTFRAWSGSPAGPFTVNTRPEAAPNATALPCHRRPVMFYLDRVTTEESLGSAGQKQNRTLTEYVPELVSSDACNGTGFDAVAKMQTIRVLALKMDPAVWKRAPRRQCCKVESSKEDDSLVVEIYECKPNEAALMR; this is translated from the exons ATGTCCCTGCAGCGGCGGTTGTCTTCTGTCTTCTCCAACGCCGATGCCAAGAACGCGCGGTGGAGTTGGCTCCGGCGATCTCTGTACGCGCTCATGCTTCTTTCCTTGCCATACTTCGCCTACCTCGCATTATTCTCCCGGAACAGCATCCACCATAGCCTTCTGCAACGCCCATTTTGCGAGCATCCTCCTGCGCCCGCAGCAGCCGCCGAAGCCGCCTGCTCACCGACCACTCTCGCCCACATCGTCTTCGTCATCGGCGCGTCCAAAACCACGTGGGCGAAGCGCGGGGTGTACACCAGCCTGTGGTGGCGGCCGGGGGCAATGAGGGGCCACGTCTGGCTAGACGGGGAGCCCTCCGGCCCCTGGCACCAATCATGGCCACCCTACCGCGTGCTGCGGCCGAACGCGGCACGGTTCGGCAGGGAACACGCAGCCGCGGCGCGGATGGCGCAGGCGGTGGCCGAGGCCTATCACGCGACCGCCGCAGCGGCCGTGGGGCTGGAGGAGGGCGCTGGCAGCGGTGAGGCGCGGTGGCTGGTCATGGGCGATGATGACACAGTGTTCTTCCCGGAGAACCTGGCGGCCGTGCTCAACAGGTACGACCACCGGGAGATGTACTACGTCGGGTCCAGCTCCGAGAGCGTGGGCCAGAACGTGGCGCACTCGTACGCCATGGCCTTTGGCGGCGGCGGGTACGCCATCAGCTTCCCGGCTGCCGCGGCGCTCGCCGGGATCATGGACGGGTGCCTTGACCGCTACAACGAGCTGTACGGCAGCGACCACCGCGTCCAGGCCTGCCTCTCCGAGCTCGGCGTGCCGCTGACCAGAGAGCCCGGCTTCCATCAG CTGGACCTGAAAGGACACGTGTACGGCCTGCTCGCGGCGCACCCGGTGGCGCCGCTGGTGTCGCTGCACCACCTCGACCGGCTCAACCCGATCTCGCCGAACTCGCTCAAGCGGCTGCACGCGGTCCGGTCCCTGGTCGGCGCGTCCCGCCGCGACCCGGCGCGCACGCTGCAGCAGTCCATCTGTTACTACCGCCCGCGGTCGCGTCCGCGGGGCACCGTCACCCTGTCCGTGTCCGTCTCCTGGGGCTACATGGTCCACCTCTACCCGTCCGCCGTCCCGCCGCACGAGCTGCAGACGCCGCTCCGGACGTTCCGCGCGTGGTCCGGGTCGCCGGCGGGGCCGTTCACGGTGAACACGCGCCCGGAGGCCGCGCCGAACGCTACCGCGCTGCCATGCCACCGGCGGCCCGTCATGTTCTACCTGGACCGCGTCACTACGGAGGAGTCGCTCGGTTCGGCTGGGCAGAAGCAGAACCGGACGCTGACGGAGTACGTGCCGGAGCTGGTGAGCAGCGACGCCTGCAACGGCACCGGCTTCGACGCGGTCGCCAAGATGCAGACGATCCGAGTGCTCGCACTCAAGATGGATCCTGCCGTCTGGAAGAGG GCTCCACGGAGGCAATGCTGCAAAGTGGAGAGCTCGAAGGAAGATGACTCTCTGGTTGTCGAGATCTACGAATGTAAGCCTAATGAGGCAGCACTGATGAGGTAG